TACAAAAGTCTCAAAATTTATCTCTCTTGACGAGGCGATTAAAGAATTTGAAACTTGTACTAAACTTTATGAAGATTTTCACCATTATTCAAAAGAAGATTTTCTTAAAACAATGCAAGAAAAATTCCCGGAAAAATATCAAAAATAACCCAAACACATTTTTTTGTTAGATAGCAAAAAAATGTGTTTTTTTATGATATAATAAAAAAATAACAAAATAACATTATCAAAACTTTAGAGGAGAATATGAAAACTAAGTGAAACAAGTTTTTAAAACTAGGTTTAGTTATGCCAATTTCTGTAATTGGAGTTATTGCTAGTTGCGGTAATGGTCACTCAAACGATGGTGCAAAACAAACTCCAGGTTCAGGCCAAACACAAACAATTACCGATGTTTCCAAGATTTCTAATTTAGTTTCATCCCGTAAAGATGAAATAAGCGCAGCAAAACAAGATGCTTCCAAACATTTTGCAATGAATATTGCAATTGTAACAGCTGATGGAACTGTTACTGACAAGTCTTTTAATCAGTCAAGTTGAGAGGCTATTCAACAATTGGCTGCAATAACAGGTGGAGAAATCACTTCGATTGATAGTAACACTGATACTTTATCACAAAAATATAATTCTTTAATTAACACAAATAAAAATGTTTGAGTTCTTTCTGGATTTCAACATAATGAAGCTCTACAATCTTGACTTGCTATTCCAGAAAATAAACAATCATTTACTAGTAAAAAAATAATTGTTATTGGAATTGACTTACCTGGTTTGGATGATGTAATTCCACAAGGCCAATACATCCGTTTAAATTATAAATCTGAAGAAGCAGCATATATTGCAGGTTATGCAAATGCAGCGTTTTTAGCCGCTAAATATCCAAATGATGCAGCCAAACGTTCTGCAATAACTGTAGGCGGTGGTGCTTTTGCCGCTGTTACTGACTTTATTGCTGGATATTTGGCCGGAATTAAAGCATATAATGCCGCAAATCCTACCAAAAAAACTAAAATTACCGCTAATACAATCAAATTAGATACAAATTTTGCTGTCGATGCAACAAGTAAACAAACACTTGAAAATTTAGCGGCAAATGGTTCTCCTTCAACATTGCTAGCAGTGGCCGGTCCACTAACAGGGATTTTTGCAGATATTGCCGCAGGAGATCATGACCGTTATTTAATAGGGGTTGATACTGATCAGTCACTTGTTTATACAAATGCAACAAGAAGATTTTTTACATCAATTTTGAAAAATTTAGGATATTCACTTTTTTCAGTTCTTGCCGATCTATACACTAAAAAAACAAATTCAAAATATTTAGGCGGATTTGTTCAATCTCAAAAAAATGCATTTGTAAAACTTGGATATAAGGATAAATTTGTCGACATTGCCGATTCAACCCTACCAGATTCAGATAAAACTTTAGCCAATAAAGCAATCGAAGATGCAAAAAAACATTTTGACGAAAAAACAGCAAACTCAACTGATGTTCGTAAAACATTAGAAATTCCAGAAATGGACAAAGATCAACAAGCTCGAATTGACAAGCTAGTTTCTGAAATTAATAAATAATTTCAGCACTTTTTAAGCTCGAGAAAAAAATCCAGGCTATTTTGTCTGGATTTTTTAATTTTTTTTGCTAAAATTTAATTAAATGGACAGAGAAGAAAATGTAATTGAGTTTATTGGTGTTTCAAAAAAATTTGGCAACTTTTTTGCTAATAAAAACATTAGCTTTAAAGTTAAAAAAAACACAATCCACGCACTAATTGGTGAAAATGGTGCCGGAAAATCAACACTTATGTCAACTCTTTTTGGAATTTATACACCAGATGAGGGACAAATAAAAGTAAACGGAAAACAATCATTTATTGACAATCCTAATCGCGCAAGCGACTTGGGAATAGGGATGGTTCATCAACATTTTAAACTAGTTGATGCTTATACTAATTTTGAAAACATTATTTTAGGACAGGAATTTACGCACCGAGGTGTTCTAAATCGACAATCTGCCCGTGAAAAAATAAAAAAAATACAACAAATTTACAATATTGAATTTGATTTAGACCAAAAAACTGGCGACGCTTCTGTGGTTGTAAAACAGAAAATTGAAATTATAAAAATTTTATATCGCGACTCAGATATCTTAATTTTTGACGAGCCAACAGCAATTCTATCACCACAAGAAATTGACTCCTTTTTAGATATTTTAAGATTTTTTATTAAAAATGGTAAAACAATAATTTTTATATCACACAAATTATCTGAAGTTAAACAAGTTGCAAATTCTGCGACCGTTTTGCGTCATGGAGAAGTTGTTGCCAACTTTGAAAATCTTGAAAACATCAGTATTTCCGAGATGACTTCAGCAATGGTTGGTAAAAAAGTTGTCAGCTCAAAAAATTTACTCAAAAAAGATTTCACTCAAGTTGGACTAAAAGTTGAAAATCTTAGCGCTTCTTTTGATAAAAAAATCGAAAATTTGAACTTTGAAATTCACAAAGGTGAAATTTTTGCAATTGCAGGTATTGAAGGCAACGGTCAGCTTGAGGTCGAACTTGCAATTTCAGGTCTAATTCATTCAACAGGTAAAATTTTGGTTTATAATCAAAAAAACGAACATATAAACTTAGAAAATTCAAGCGCCGCTTCCCGTTTTGGTTTAATTTCTTATGTTCCTAGCGACCGTCATAAATACGGAATAGTTTTAGATTTGCCAAATTTAGATAATTCAATAATAAGAAACATGAGAAATGAAAAATATGTTTCAAAAAAATATATAAAAACTCAAAAAGTTCAAGAATTATACGATAAAATTGTTGAACTTTTTGATGTAAGAGGTGATAAAACTGGCCAAAAGAATTCTCGACTTTTATCTGGGGGTAACCAGCAAAAATTTGTTCTGGGCCGCGAAATTTTAACTGATCACGAAGTACTTTTAATAGTCCAGCCAACTCGTGGACTTGATATAGGGGCAATAAATTTAGTTCATCAAAAAATTCTTGAAGAAAAAAGTAAAAATAAAACAATTTTACTCATTTCATACGAACTCGATGAAGTTTTGGCCCTAGCAGACACAATTTGTGTTATTAATAAAGGACAAATTTCTAAAAAATATTTTGCAAACGAAATTGACCGTTACAAAATAGGTAGACTAATGGCAGGTTTAAATCATGATTAAGAAAAAAATTAATTTTTCTATTTTTTCTAATTTTTTCTTTAAAAAATTAGAAAAAAACACCTCTAAAAGCTTATCTGAAAAGATTTTGTCTACTTTTTGGGCAATTTTCTTTGGAATTTTAGTCTCATTTATTTTTATCTGGTCATTTGGATACAATCCGCTTAGAGTTTATTATACTATTGTTTTTAAGATCGCTTTTGCTTGAAATGAAGTTAGAAGTTTGCTATTAATTACGTCAATTTTCATTTTTGCTAGTATTGCAATTGCAATTCCTTTTAAATCAGGGTTATTTAACATTGGTCTTCCGGCGCAAATGATGATCTCAGGGATAGTTTCCTTGATGATTGTTTTAAATTTGACATCAATTAATATTTATGCTCGGTTATTAATAGCCGCACTTTTAGGTATTTTAACAAGCGGAATTCTGGGTGCACTAGTTGGTATTCTTAAATCTTATTTGAAAATAAATGAAGTTATTTCAACAATTTTATTAAATTGAATAATTTTTTATATTGGTAAATTTTTCCTTACATCAACAAGTCTTGACATTGGATTTAAAACTA
The sequence above is a segment of the Mesomycoplasma ovipneumoniae genome. Coding sequences within it:
- a CDS encoding BMP family ABC transporter substrate-binding protein — its product is MKTKWNKFLKLGLVMPISVIGVIASCGNGHSNDGAKQTPGSGQTQTITDVSKISNLVSSRKDEISAAKQDASKHFAMNIAIVTADGTVTDKSFNQSSWEAIQQLAAITGGEITSIDSNTDTLSQKYNSLINTNKNVWVLSGFQHNEALQSWLAIPENKQSFTSKKIIVIGIDLPGLDDVIPQGQYIRLNYKSEEAAYIAGYANAAFLAAKYPNDAAKRSAITVGGGAFAAVTDFIAGYLAGIKAYNAANPTKKTKITANTIKLDTNFAVDATSKQTLENLAANGSPSTLLAVAGPLTGIFADIAAGDHDRYLIGVDTDQSLVYTNATRRFFTSILKNLGYSLFSVLADLYTKKTNSKYLGGFVQSQKNAFVKLGYKDKFVDIADSTLPDSDKTLANKAIEDAKKHFDEKTANSTDVRKTLEIPEMDKDQQARIDKLVSEINK
- a CDS encoding ABC transporter ATP-binding protein, coding for MDREENVIEFIGVSKKFGNFFANKNISFKVKKNTIHALIGENGAGKSTLMSTLFGIYTPDEGQIKVNGKQSFIDNPNRASDLGIGMVHQHFKLVDAYTNFENIILGQEFTHRGVLNRQSAREKIKKIQQIYNIEFDLDQKTGDASVVVKQKIEIIKILYRDSDILIFDEPTAILSPQEIDSFLDILRFFIKNGKTIIFISHKLSEVKQVANSATVLRHGEVVANFENLENISISEMTSAMVGKKVVSSKNLLKKDFTQVGLKVENLSASFDKKIENLNFEIHKGEIFAIAGIEGNGQLEVELAISGLIHSTGKILVYNQKNEHINLENSSAASRFGLISYVPSDRHKYGIVLDLPNLDNSIIRNMRNEKYVSKKYIKTQKVQELYDKIVELFDVRGDKTGQKNSRLLSGGNQQKFVLGREILTDHEVLLIVQPTRGLDIGAINLVHQKILEEKSKNKTILLISYELDEVLALADTICVINKGQISKKYFANEIDRYKIGRLMAGLNHD